One Nostoc sp. UHCC 0302 DNA window includes the following coding sequences:
- a CDS encoding UDP-glucose/GDP-mannose dehydrogenase family protein: MRVCVIGTGYVGLVTGACLAHIGHDVICVDNNEEKVKLMKSGQSPIFEPGLSEIMQSAIQSGNIQFTSDIAAGVGHGEILFIAVGTPPLPTGESDTRYVEAVARGIGANLNGGYKVIVNKSTVPIGSGDWVRMLVLDGIAERQKTLVPAGGGLSEDKLPEVVAQFDVVSNPEFLREGSAVYDTFNPDRIVLGGNSQRAIALMQQLYAPIVERKFAENQSLPPVPILATDLSSAEMIKYAANAFLATKISFINEVANICDRVGADVTQVAKGIGLDSRIGNKFLQAGIGWGGSCFPKDVAALIHTADDYGYEAQLLKSAVSVNERQRLIALEKLQQVLKILKGKTVGLLGLTFKPDTDDLRDAPALNLIEQLNRLGAKVKAYDPIVSQTGLRHGLSGVLVETDAERLADGCDALVLVTEWQQFSTLDYGKMAKLMNHPVIIDGRNYLDPETMVRAGFQYVGVGR, translated from the coding sequence TTTTCGAGCCAGGCCTCTCGGAAATTATGCAGTCTGCCATTCAATCTGGGAATATTCAGTTTACCTCAGATATAGCCGCAGGAGTTGGCCACGGAGAAATTCTATTTATCGCTGTGGGAACGCCACCTTTGCCTACTGGGGAAAGTGATACTCGTTATGTCGAAGCTGTGGCTCGTGGAATTGGGGCAAATTTAAACGGTGGTTATAAAGTCATCGTCAATAAGTCTACAGTACCGATTGGCTCAGGTGACTGGGTGCGGATGCTTGTTTTAGATGGAATCGCTGAACGTCAGAAAACACTTGTACCCGCCGGTGGGGGGTTAAGTGAAGATAAATTGCCGGAAGTTGTAGCCCAATTTGATGTGGTGAGCAATCCAGAGTTTTTGCGCGAAGGTTCAGCGGTGTATGACACCTTTAACCCTGATCGCATTGTACTAGGAGGCAATAGCCAAAGAGCGATCGCCCTAATGCAACAACTGTACGCCCCAATTGTGGAACGCAAGTTTGCAGAAAATCAATCTTTACCTCCTGTGCCAATTCTGGCAACAGACCTCAGTTCGGCAGAAATGATTAAGTACGCCGCTAACGCTTTTTTGGCGACTAAAATTAGTTTTATTAACGAAGTTGCTAATATTTGCGATCGCGTTGGTGCTGATGTCACCCAAGTAGCAAAAGGCATCGGTTTAGATTCGCGCATTGGTAATAAATTTTTACAAGCTGGTATTGGCTGGGGCGGTTCCTGTTTCCCCAAAGATGTCGCTGCCTTGATTCACACTGCTGATGATTATGGGTATGAAGCCCAGCTACTTAAATCTGCTGTGAGTGTTAACGAACGCCAACGCTTGATTGCTTTGGAAAAACTCCAACAAGTTCTAAAAATCCTCAAAGGCAAAACTGTTGGACTACTCGGTCTAACATTCAAGCCTGATACCGATGATTTGCGCGATGCTCCAGCACTTAACCTGATTGAACAACTGAACCGACTAGGAGCCAAAGTCAAAGCCTACGACCCAATTGTTTCCCAAACGGGTCTACGTCATGGGCTTTCTGGTGTATTAGTAGAAACCGATGCTGAAAGACTTGCTGATGGCTGCGATGCACTGGTACTCGTAACCGAATGGCAGCAGTTTAGCACTCTGGACTACGGTAAGATGGCGAAATTAATGAACCACCCCGTAATTATTGACGGTCGTAACTACCTCGACCCTGAAACAATGGTAAGGGCAGGATTCCAATACGTAGGCGTTGGAAGATAG
- a CDS encoding DUF2993 domain-containing protein, which yields MFGGLTGLTDPKGTDWGERMLNTVASQTIRHLFTQSESVEVFVRCYPSSKLLQGSIDSFKMSGRGLVIRKDFAVEEMSFETDAVAIDFGSVLSGKLTLKQPTQAIAQVILSEAGINNAFKADLVKKRLLNLTLPALTALSDGKPVSFTEVQVELLPETRLRISAKADLNNGELVPLSMILTIGIERRRRISFKDPKIELDLVPEAQKEISQTLSVALVEILDNMVDLDRFDLDGVKMRLNRLETEGQKLIFSGYAEIERIPHSS from the coding sequence ATGTTCGGCGGACTTACTGGTTTAACAGATCCTAAAGGCACAGACTGGGGAGAGCGGATGCTAAACACAGTCGCTAGCCAAACGATTCGCCACCTGTTTACCCAAAGCGAGTCAGTAGAAGTCTTTGTGCGCTGCTACCCCTCTAGCAAACTGTTGCAAGGCAGCATTGATAGCTTCAAAATGAGCGGTCGTGGCCTAGTGATTCGTAAAGATTTCGCAGTAGAGGAGATGTCTTTTGAGACCGATGCAGTTGCCATTGACTTCGGTTCGGTTTTGAGTGGCAAACTCACTCTCAAGCAACCTACTCAAGCGATCGCCCAAGTAATCTTATCAGAAGCAGGCATCAATAATGCTTTTAAAGCGGATCTAGTGAAAAAACGCCTGCTTAACCTCACCTTGCCAGCCTTAACGGCATTATCTGATGGTAAACCAGTTTCCTTCACGGAAGTCCAGGTGGAACTCTTGCCCGAAACTCGCTTGCGAATTTCTGCTAAGGCTGATTTAAACAATGGCGAACTTGTGCCGCTGAGCATGATCTTAACCATAGGCATTGAAAGGCGGCGGCGAATTTCCTTTAAAGATCCAAAAATTGAACTTGACCTTGTGCCAGAAGCACAAAAAGAAATTTCACAGACCTTGAGTGTGGCACTGGTAGAAATTTTAGATAATATGGTCGATTTAGATCGCTTTGACCTCGATGGAGTAAAAATGCGGCTCAACCGATTAGAAACTGAAGGTCAAAAGTTGATTTTCAGTGGATATGCGGAGATTGAGCGTATTCCACACAGTTCTTGA
- a CDS encoding Uma2 family endonuclease, protein MTQANSPQAIAVYIPPTLTLIVSHEQLVELAIANRDLQLERTARGELIVMAPTGGITGNRNSDIEGQLWLWNRQTKLGQTFNSSTGFHLPNGADRSPDAAWVRQDRWNTLTPEQQDGFVPLCPDFVLKLRSKNDNMKPLRAKMMEYMENGACLGWLIDRKNKKVEIYRQGQDVEVLDNPVTLSGENVLPGFVLDLTEVWK, encoded by the coding sequence ATGACACAAGCCAACTCACCTCAAGCCATTGCAGTTTATATTCCCCCAACGCTAACACTGATAGTCAGCCACGAGCAGTTAGTTGAATTGGCGATCGCTAACCGAGATTTACAGCTAGAACGAACTGCTAGAGGAGAGTTGATTGTCATGGCTCCAACTGGAGGAATCACAGGAAATAGAAATTCAGATATCGAAGGACAACTTTGGTTGTGGAACCGTCAAACAAAACTAGGTCAGACATTTAATTCCTCGACTGGTTTTCATCTTCCCAACGGAGCTGATCGCTCTCCCGATGCAGCTTGGGTGCGTCAAGACAGATGGAACACACTCACCCCAGAACAGCAAGATGGTTTTGTCCCACTTTGCCCTGATTTTGTACTAAAACTGCGCTCTAAAAATGACAATATGAAACCCCTACGAGCCAAAATGATGGAATATATGGAAAATGGGGCTTGTTTGGGTTGGTTAATTGATCGGAAAAACAAAAAGGTAGAGATTTATCGGCAAGGTCAAGACGTAGAAGTTTTGGATAATCCGGTAACTTTGTCGGGTGAAAATGTCTTACCGGGATTTGTCCTGGATTTGACCGAGGTTTGGAAGTAA